The following proteins come from a genomic window of Astatotilapia calliptera chromosome 11, fAstCal1.2, whole genome shotgun sequence:
- the tg gene encoding thyroglobulin, giving the protein MARLLRIACILVCCPALLQGKASEYQLESETLSRCELLRGVAVAKERDEIPHCTEDGSFRPVQCSGRGQECWCVDTEGQEVTGTRTSGSAPHCPSPCQLQAVLRCSPSGLFEPVQCDSSRGQCWCVDQDGMELYGTRQDGRPRRCPGGCEVRSRRLLHSSSRSSSPPQCAEDGSFLPVQCQFINTTDRTELDLLHAFNRFPEAFETFSSFRKFFPLVSSYCFCSDSRGRELENTGVELLLSEVYDSAFSGLRSGHSFSQTNIYRVLQRRMLGVRLALTGHFRCPSPCEEERRAAMEANSVFIPSCESGGAFASKQCQQGGQCWCVDPAGRELPGTRQHGDSLTCSSGPADCRSQRRLALSRLFSGPVEPPFQASSGSPPASCLSLLQPLRDLLPVDSDPTSFLSQLVKVLHGLFPSVGGALQALTRSSPRRFQENLFGGKFLKNAAAFNFSGAVGSRGALSLDPPSSQSLAVRLQRNQDLVQSVSRALEDPAFLSTLQQTLTGLSSSQSASVEQVLTPLLRSCSTDDDDDLAAIFVPSCTQSGAFQEVQCQGAECWCVDPQGREVKGSRTVTRRPRCPSPCERARAAALEVRSNMAASAEIHIPACSRDGDFLPLQCVGSRCFCVDTEGKTMTVGPAGGAVTCPERKAETLRSSAGRCSQASAEVETFRQEVKSIVSLSNSSHIPLGYGFLLAEGLRLTREELQISQSEEELQVSETLLRRPRAALRLAAFSTVQMLLPRQRRSYQPFTPQCDADGRWLLTQCYHSTGQCWCVDEDGQYISDSLTSRSLSLPKCLTRCQRAKARSLLSGWMKGSDITTSSPYHPTCEQDGRFSVLQTGGAAGWCVNPLTGGTIQTATPNATGQLTCPSWCQLQGLQCRPDGSFAPLQCDVTSCWCVSENGQEVGGTRTSRQTGRTPSCDRPLCPAPIITHGALVCRPPADGRQSCDLACYHGYQNSLAISSFLCETASRRWDGDQKPLSGACQISRPPQSVSSTQLWVLPSACSQISRLQSLLFNTMTSRGLCSAQLPSSGRAVSLCDDSSVTLQCDGDDSLRLMVRWSAALYDLPTSDLPDLHDVGVFLNESRLLEGLQGILRSVLSSEPKLVSVTTPSFGCSRGYHLDSDSEGCVVCPAGSFSQEGVCHLCLQGTYQDEEGRDFCNRCPTGSSPAGASSVKECVTECQRRGLRCSQRGDFLPAQPDVLAGRWRCFNSEGVELEWSSSDKVLTDDECSVLSRFQAVPTSDLIVGAADAEVLQTMTSDLPACVRACAAQPSCHHVALFNSQTQCELYSTHSLNTHCNTSQQARGFLGNAQAELFDSLSCYLRVRGGASDLLVIRKKGAEFSSQQQHSFVRMRMMKAVSGVFRTQVFSSRRTSLSDAHRFCQDGCSRDTCCDGFILNQNSLEGGSLLCGWLRAPSVLTCGDRDWDVIGQGAAKRTCGAGLTYNEQQRSFVFDFGGQEFTITDSALPADSKNRKDYQASIISFQAIYLNTASADGGSGSSSCAAAELSPPLDASVQLKFASLSEDDVLVDPQRKLPALSFWLNKNNYNSQQAQLWCLTRCDEEPQCSVADLRDADSAGFFSCSLYPDSRVCGAYDKPLRRPCSPLLDRAPNNTYSKKVALSGPVKSFYERVSFKKMVSYSVRSRVSLGENTPLSEGFMECERRCDEDPCCRGVGFVGDTKSRGGSDVVCLALISLGVQTCSEDDVTTWRTQDCRPSAVKTTPDPFGWYQKPVNQWSPSPALCPPFSLPPTKTNISLDDWSLLADSSVLVDPSLSTYDVIHVSRDVADDRDMTRDWCLHACQEAESCAAVSLSEVESATRCVLYPDTIVCGLSSAPESPASSSCRLVVREPAPQVYLRRGVFSELSQTSVSIPGQGVLQGVAVETALASDRRTVVQFLGVPYARPPIGSLRFEAAQPAEWMGTWDATKPRPSCIQPGDVASAASSEDCLYLNIFTPADLRGRVPVLVFFFNPSANENPGLLDGSILAAMGNIVVVTASYRTAALGFLSTGESGLHGNYGLSDQEAALRWVKDHIWLMGGDNSRVTVGAERGGADITSLHLLSSSRPLFQRMMLMGGSAFSPSLVQTPSTSRRQALDLAKELGCVTSDLAACLRASSVHTLNAAQTKLLAVSGPFQSWSPVRQSVSRSSFHRVDLLLGTSEHDGLISRARKIKDFESLQGRADSKTAFYEALSRSLGGATGNELLKEAAAWFYSLDHSPSAAGYNLFSRALNNATRDLFIICPTLQMARHWAENRASVFLYHQPASSAHDRADVYLPLDVQLAFGTPHHPMSSQRFASSDRRLSLAMMTYVSSFIRSGNPNPSRSWAESVLPRWQPVLSSEAPPTYLELSTNLHHQRGLSQSSCSFWTQLAPKLTSLTGASGAEPVQPALTAELPVAAPSSQSQTEKDAYS; this is encoded by the exons ATGGCCCGGCTGCTCCGCATTGCCTGCATCCTGGTCTGCTGCCCCGCGCTGCTGCAGGGCAAAGCTTCAG AGTACCAGCTGGAGTCAGAGACACTGAGCCGATGTGAGCTGCTGAGAGGCGTCGCTGTTGCCAAAGAGCGAGATGAGATCCCTCACTGCACTGAGGACGGCAGCTTCAG acctGTGCAGTGCAGTGGGCGGGGTCAGGAGTGTTGGTGTGTCGACACTGaaggtcaggaggtcactgggACTCGAACCAGCGGCTCAGCTCCTCATT GCCCGTCTCCCTGCCAGCTGCAGGCCGTCCTGCGGTGTTCGCCTTCAGGCCTCTTTGAGCCAGTTCAGTGTGactccagcagggggcagtgctGGTGTGTGGATCAGGACGGCATGGAGCTCTACGGGACCAGACAAGACGGGAGGCCCCGCCGCT gTCCCGGCGGCTGTGAAGTGAGGTCCAGGCGGCTCCTTCACAGCTCCTCCAGGTCGTCTTCTCCTCCTCAGTGTGCTGAAGATGGCAGCTTCCTCCCGGTCCAGTGTCAATTCATCAACACCACAGACAGAACAGAGCTGGACCTGCTGCACGCCTTCAACAG gTTTCCAGAAGCCTTTGAGACGTTCAGCAGCTTCAGGAAGTTTTTCCCGCTGGTTTCCTCCTACTGCTTCTGCTCAGACAGCCGAGGCCGAGAGCTGGAGAACACAG GTGTGGAGCTCCTCCTGTCTGAGGTGTACGACTCGGCGTTCTCTGGTCTTCGCTCCGGTCACTCCTTCTCTCAAACCAACATCTACCGAGTCctgcagaggaggatgctgggagtCCGCCTCGCCCTCACCGGACACTTCAGAT GCCCATCTCCCTGTGAGGAGGAGCGGCGAGCAGCGATGGAGGCGAACAGCGTATTCATCCCATCCTGTGAGAGCGGAGGAGCCTTCGCCTCCAAACAGTGCCAGCAGGGGGGGCAGTGCTGGTGCGTTGACCCTGCGGGGAGAGAGCTTCCTGGGACTCGGCAGCACGGAGACTCCCTGACCTGCA gtTCAGGTCCGGCCGACTGCCGCTCTCAGCGCCGTCTGGCTCTGTCCCGTCTCTTCTCTGGTCCCGTTGAGCCTCCTTTTCAGGCCTCCTCTGGTAGCCCTCCAGCCTCCTGTCTCTCCCTCCTCCAGCCTCTCAGGGACCTCCTCCCAGTGGACTCTGACCCCACCTCTTTTCTGTCTCAGCTGGTCAAAGTCCTGCATGGCCTGTTCCCCTCTGTGGGCGGGGCTCTGCAGGCTCTGACTCGCTCCTCCCCCCGGCGCTTCCAGGAGAATCTGTTCGGAGGGAAGTTCCTGAAAAACGCAGCAGCTTTCAACTTCAGTGGGGCGGTGGGATCTCGGGGAGCTCTCAGTCTGGACCCGCCATCCTCTCAGAGCCTCGCTGTCCGCCTGCAGAGGAACCAGGACCTGGTCCAATCTGTCAGCAGAGCCCTGGAGGACCCCGCCTTCCTCTCCACCCTCCAGCAGACGCTGACGGGTCTCAGCAGCTCTCAGTCTGCCTCCGTGGAACAG GTCCTCACTCCTCTGCTGCGCTCCTGCTCCACGGATGATGACGATGACCTGGCGGCCATCTTTGTTCCCAGCTGCACACAGAGCGGTGCTTTCCAGGAGGTCCAGTGTCAGGGTGCAGAGTGTTGGTGTGTTGACCCTCAGGGGCGGGAGGTGAAGGGGTCTCGGACCGTCACTCGACGACCTCGCTGTCCGTCCCCCTGTGAGAGAGCGCGGGCGGCGGCCCTCGAGGTGAGATCGAACATGGCGGCCAGTGCTGAAATCCACATCCCAGCGTGCTCGCGGGATGGAGACTTCCTGCCGCTGCAGTGCGTCGGCTCACGGTGTTTCTGCGTGGACACTGAGGGGAAGACAATGACTGTcgggccagcagggggcgctgttACCT GTCCAGAGAGAAAAGCAGAGACGCTTCGATCCTCTGCAG GTCGGTGCTCGCAGGCGTCGGCCGAGGTCGAGACCTTCAGACAAGAAGTGAAGAGCATCGTCTCGCTCTCTAACTCCTCCCACATCCCTCTGGGATATGGATTCCTACTGGCCGAAGGTCTGCGTCTGACCCGTGAGGAACTCCagatcagccaatcagaggaggaGCTGCAAGTTTCTGAGACGCTACTGAGGCGCCCCAGAGCTGCTCTGCGATTGGCTGCTTTCTCCA CTGTTCAGATGCTGCTGCCTCGTCAGCGCCGCTCGTACCAGCCGTTTACTCCTCAGTGTGACGCCGACGGACGCTGGCTGCTCACGCAGTGTTACCACAGCACAG gtcAGTGTTGGTGTGTCGATGAAGACGGACAGTACATCTCTGATTCTCTGACCAGCCGCTCGCTCAGCCTGCCCAAAT GTTTGACTCGCTGTCAGAGAGCAAAGGCTCGCTCCCTGCTCTCCGGTTGGATGAAAGGCTCTGACATCACCACTTCCTCACCTTACCACCCAACCTGTGAGCAG GACGGTCGTTTCTCGGTGCTGCAGACAGGGGGCGCTGCAGGCTGGTGTGTGAACCCTCTGACTGGAGGGACGATACAAACGGCAACACCAAACGCAACAGGACAGctgacat GTCCCAGCTGGTGTCAGCTACAAGGACTCCAGTGTCGCCCTGATGGCTCCTTCGCTCCTCTTCAgtgtgatgtcacttcctgctgGTGTGTCTCCGAGAATGGACAAGAAGTGGGCGGGACGAGAACATCTCGACAGACAGGCCGCACGCCATCATGTGACC GTCCTCTGTGCCCCGCCCCCATCATTACCCATGGTGCGCTGGTGTGCCGCCCACCAGCTGATGGACGCCAGAGCTGTGACCTTGCTTGTTACCATGGCTACCAGAACTCACTTGCTATCAGCAGTTTCCTGTGTGAGACTGCGAGTCGGAGATGGGATGGAGACCAGAAGCCGCTGAGCGGAGCCTGTCAAA TCTCTCGGCCTCCGCAGTCCGTGTCCTCCACGCAGCTCTGGGTGTTGCCCTCGGCCTGCTCTCAGATCAGCCGGTTACAGTCTCTGCTGTTCAACacaatgaccagcagggggctcTGTTCTGCACAG cttccCTCATCAGGCCGCGCTGTGTCGCTATGTGACGACTCCTCGGTGACTCTGCAGTGTGACGGTGACGACTCGCTGAGGTTGATGGTGAGATGGAGCGCTGCTCTCTATGACCTCCCGACCTCTGACCTCCCAGACCTCCATGACGTTG GTGTCTTCCTGAATGAATCCAGACTTCTGGAGGGACTTCAGGGAATTCTGCGCTCCGTGTTGTCATCAGAGCCCAAACTGGTTTCTGTGACTACACCGAGCTTCGGCTGTTCCCGTGGTTACCATCTGGACAGCGACAGCGAGGGCTGTG tcGTTTGTCCTGCTGGCAGTTTCTCCCAGGAGGGGGTGTGTCATCTGTGTCTTCAGGGGACCTATCAGGACGAAGAGGGGCGGGACTTCTGCAACAGGTGTCCCACAGGGTCGTCACCTGCTGGAGCATCATCTGTCAAGGAAT GTGTGACCGAGTGCCAGAGGCGGGGCCTGCGGTGTTCGCAGCGAGGTGACTTCCTGCCAGCGCAGCCGGATGTCCTCGCGGGCAGGTGGAGGTGCTTCAACAGCGAGGGGGTGGAGCTCGAGTGGAGCAGCAGTGACAAGGTTCTGACTGATGACGAGTGCTCAG TCCTCAGCAGGTTTCAAGCTGTTCCCACATCAGACCTGAttgttggagctgcagatgCTGAAGTGCTGCAGacgatgacctctgacctccctgCCTGTGTCCGGG CGTGTGCAGCACAGCCTTCCTGCCACCATGTGGCGCTGTTCAACAGCCAGACTCAGTGTGAACTGTACAGCACACACAGCCTGAACACACACTGCAACACCTCCCAGCag gCCAGAGGTTTTCTGGGTAATGCTCAGGCTGAGCTGTTTGATTCGCTAAGCTGCTATCTGAGAGTGAGGGGCGGAGCTTCAGATCTGCTGGTCATCAGGAAGAAAG GTGCAGAGTTTTCctcgcagcagcagcacagttttgtgaggatgaggatgatgaaggcGGTCTCAGGTGTGTTCAGGACTCAGGTGTTCTCCTCCAGGCGGACCTCTCTTTCCGACGCTCATCGTTTCTGTCAGGACGGCTGCAGCCGCGACACCTGCTGCGACGGATTCATCCTCAACCAGAACAGCCTGGAGGGAG GGTCCCTACTCTGTGGCTGGTTGAGAGCTCCATCAGTGCTGACGTGCGGGGACCGGGACTGGGATGTGATTGGTCAGGGAGCGGCCAAACGCACTTGCGGGGCGGGGCTTACCTACAATGAGCAGCAGCGCAGCTTCGTGTTTGACTTTGGAGGACAGGAGTTCACCATCA CTGATTCTGCTCTGCCAGCTGACAGCAAGAACAGGAAGGACTATCAGGCCTCCATCATCAGCTTCCAAGCCATCTACCTGAACACTG CTTCGGCCGACGGCGGTTCTGGTTCTTCTTCGTGTGCTGCAGCTGAGCTCAGCCCTCCTCTGGACG cttcAGTTCAGCTGAAGTTTGCGTCTCTGTCTGAGGACGACGTTCTCGTGGATCCTCAGAGGAAGCTCCCCGCTCTCTCCTTCTGGCTCAACAAGAACAACTACAACTCCCAGCAGGCACAGCTCTGGTGTCTCACGC GTTGTGACGAGGAGCCGCAGTGCTCGGTTGCTGACCTCAGAGATGCGGACTCGGCAGGTTTCTTCAGCTGCTCGTTGTATCCGGACAGCAGAGTTTGTGGAGCTTACGATAAACCTCTGAGACGACCCTGCAGCCCCCTGCTGGACAGAGCGCCCAACAACACCTACAGCAAGAAGG tCGCTCTGTCTGGACCAGTGAAGAGCTTCTATGAGAGGGTTTCCTTCAAGAAGATGGTTTCTTACTCTGTACGCAGCCGAGTCAGCCTGGGAGAAAACACACCGCTGTCTGAGGG GTTCATGGAGTGCGAGCGCCGTTGCGACGAGGATCCCTGCTGCCGTGGCGTCGGCTTTGTCGGTGACACCAAATCCAGAG gaggcTCTGATGTGGTGTGTTTAGCTCTGATTAGTCTCGGGGTTCAGACCTGCAGCGAAGACGACGTGACGACCTGGAGGACTCAGGACTGCAGACCATCAGCAGTGAAGACCACACCGGACCCCTTTGGCTGGTACCAGAAACCCG TGAATCAGTGGAGTCCGTCTCCTGCTCTCTGTCCTCCGTTCAGCCTGCCACCGACCAAAACCAACA TTTCGCTGGACGACTGGAGTCTCCTCGCCGACTCTTCAGTCCTCGTCGACCCGTCTCTCTCTACCTATGATGTCATCCACGTGAGCCGTGATGTCGCCGATGACAGAGATATGACCAGGGACTGGTGTCTCCATG CCTGCCAGGAGGCGGAGTCTTGTGCAGCTGTGTCACTCAGTGAGGTGGAGTCCGCCACGCGCTGCGTTCTGTACCCTGACACAATAGTCTGTGGCCTAAGCTCCGCCCCTGAATCCCCCGCCTCGTCTTCCTGTCGACTGGTCGTGAGAGAGCCCGCCCCCCAGGTGTACCTGAGACGCGGTGTTTTCTCAGAGCTGTCACAGACGTCCGTTTCTATCCCGGGCCAGGGGGTGCTGCAAGGCGTCGCCGTGGAAACAGCACTGGCATCAGACAGGAGGACAGTCGTTCAGTTCCTCGGAGTCCCGTACGCTCGTCCTCCAATAGGATCGCTCCGCTTTGAAGCAGCTCAGCCGGCTGAGTGGATGGGAACCTGGGACGCCACCAAACCACG CCCCAGCTGCATCCAGCCTGGTGACGTAGCCTCTGCAGCCTCCAGTGAGGACTGTCTCTACCTCAACATCTTCACTCCTGCTGACCTG AGGGGGCGTGTTCCAGTCCTGGTTTTCTTCTTCAACCCTTCAGCCAATGAGAACCCAGGACTGTTGGATGGCTCCATCCTCGCTGCTATGGGTAATATCGTCGTGGTAACAGCGAGTTACCGGACGGCGGCGCTGGGATTCCTGAGCACag GTGAGTCTGGTCTCCATGGTAACTACGGCCTCTCGGACCAGGAGGCAGCGCTGCGCTGGGTCAAAGACCACATCTGGCTGATGGGCGGAGACAACAGCAGAGTGACGGTGGGGGCGGAGCGTGGTGGTGCTGACATCACCAGCCTTCACCTCCTGTCTTCGTCTCGTCCTCTGTTCCAGAGGATGATGCTGATG GGCGGGTCAGCGTTTTCTCCATCACTGGTTCAGACTCCGTCCACCTCCAGACGTCAGGCCCTCGATCTGGCCAAGGAGCTCGGctgtgtgacctctgacctcgcgGCCTGCCTCAGAGCGTCATCTGTCCACACGCTCAACGCCGCTCAGACAAAG CTGTTGGCGGTCAGCGGGCCGTTTCAGTCCTGGTCTCCGGTCCGTCAGTCCGTCTCTCGGTCGTCCTTCCACAGAGTGGACCTGCTGCTGGGAACATCAGAGCACGATGGTCTGATCAGCCGTGCTCGCAAgataaag GACTTTGAGTCTCTGCAGGGCAGAGCTGACAGCAAGACGGCATTTTACGAGGCTCTGAGCCGCTCGCTGGGCGGAGCCACGGGAAATGAGCTGCTGAAGGAGGCGGCGGCGTGGTTCTACTCGCTGGATCACAGTCCCTCAGCTGCTGGATACAACCTGTTCTCCAGAGCGCTCAACAACGCCACCAG AGACCTGTTCATCATCTGTCCCACGCTCCAGATGGCGAGGCACTGGGCGGAGAACAGAGCTAGCGTCTTCCTGTACCACCAACCGGCCTCCAGCGCTCACGACAG ggccGACGTGTACCTTCCTCTGGATGTTCAGCTCGCCTTCGGGACACCTCATCATCCAATGAGCTCTCAGCGCTTCGCCTCCTCTGATCGGCGCCTCTCTCTTGCCATGATGACCTACGTCTCCAGCTTCATACGGAGCGG GAACCCAAACCCATCCCGATCGTGGGCGGAGTCAGTTCTGCCCCGCTGGCAGCCAGTGCTGTCCTCAGAGGCTCCGCCCACCTACCTGGAGCTAAGCACTAACCTCCATCATCAGCGGGGTTTGAGTCAGAGCTCCTGCTCCTTCTGGACCCAACTGGCACCCAAACTGACGAGTCTGACAG GTGCATCGGGGGCGGAGCCTGTTCAGCCTGCACTGACCGCTGAACTGCCAGTGGCTGCTCCATCCAGCCAATCCCAGACTGAGAAAGATGCCTACAGCTAA